A single window of Streptomyces aquilus DNA harbors:
- a CDS encoding M6 family metalloprotease domain-containing protein has product MQQTQTSRRIRPRRVATLVSVTALTLVVSTSAGTSHRTAAPAPAGAGPVALARTSAHGPCLIRGGAAIQMSEGVPTTGGYSRSTGTVRALTLMIDFSDAPGRGPALDRFREFFPQTQEWFRTSSYGRLDYRPETPIPTWLRMPKPFAAYGIERGAPFDPGYRDLVQDIVAAADPKVDFRSYDFLNVLVTPNAGPSALDTVLSVTFAGNPDAPVADGVPVANASFVYSRQDDGSGSFAQTGYRVLPHENGHVFGLPDLYTADGGGAVGHWDIMSEDWGANNDLLGWHKWKLGWLDASQVTCVTTPGTTEYTLTPMARAGGSKLLFVPVSGRTGYAVELRTREGNDEAVCRPGALIYKVNADVDTGMGPVTVYDSHRDSGGCTRSPNVHAELSDAPFAPGQTFHDRKRHIRIEVTGVDLSGDYRVRVTRG; this is encoded by the coding sequence ATGCAGCAGACGCAGACCAGCCGTCGGATACGCCCGCGCCGCGTCGCCACCCTCGTGTCCGTGACCGCGCTGACCCTCGTGGTCAGCACCTCGGCCGGCACGAGCCACCGCACGGCGGCCCCCGCCCCCGCAGGCGCCGGACCGGTCGCCCTGGCCCGCACCTCCGCCCACGGCCCCTGTCTGATCCGCGGCGGCGCCGCGATCCAGATGTCCGAGGGCGTCCCCACCACCGGCGGCTACTCCCGCTCCACCGGCACCGTCCGCGCTCTCACCCTGATGATCGACTTCTCCGACGCCCCGGGCCGCGGCCCCGCCCTCGACCGCTTCCGCGAATTCTTCCCGCAGACCCAGGAATGGTTCCGCACCAGCTCCTACGGCCGCCTCGACTACCGCCCCGAGACACCGATCCCGACCTGGCTGCGGATGCCGAAGCCGTTCGCGGCGTACGGCATAGAGCGCGGCGCGCCCTTCGACCCCGGCTACCGGGACCTGGTCCAGGACATCGTGGCCGCGGCCGACCCGAAGGTGGACTTCCGGTCGTACGACTTCCTGAACGTGCTGGTCACCCCGAACGCGGGCCCGTCCGCCCTCGACACGGTCCTGTCGGTGACCTTCGCCGGCAACCCGGACGCGCCGGTCGCCGACGGCGTCCCGGTCGCCAACGCGTCCTTCGTCTACTCCCGGCAGGACGACGGCTCCGGCTCCTTCGCGCAGACCGGCTACCGGGTCCTGCCGCACGAGAACGGCCATGTCTTCGGCCTGCCCGACCTCTACACGGCGGACGGCGGGGGCGCGGTCGGGCACTGGGACATCATGAGCGAGGACTGGGGCGCCAACAACGACCTCCTCGGCTGGCACAAGTGGAAGCTGGGCTGGCTGGACGCCTCGCAGGTCACCTGTGTGACGACCCCGGGGACGACCGAGTACACGCTCACCCCGATGGCCCGCGCCGGCGGCTCCAAGCTGCTCTTCGTCCCGGTCAGCGGCCGCACCGGCTACGCCGTGGAACTGCGCACCCGCGAGGGCAACGACGAGGCGGTGTGCCGGCCGGGTGCGCTGATCTACAAGGTGAACGCGGACGTCGACACCGGAATGGGCCCGGTCACGGTGTACGACTCCCACCGCGACAGCGGCGGCTGCACCCGCAGCCCCAACGTCCACGCGGAACTCTCGGACGCCCCCTTCGCCCCGGGCCAGACCTTCCACGACCGGAAGCGACACATCCGGATCGAGGTGACGGGGGTGGACCTGTCGGGGGACTACCGGGTGCGGGTCACGCGGGGGTGA
- a CDS encoding IclR family transcriptional regulator domain-containing protein, with product MPAKTTPTMDDAVDVRDPAVVPAEAVAPLIRGVAVLRELTEAGGTLSPSALERATGLARSTVDRITATLARMGYVRLDGRDVVLTPRLMELGNAYLAALRLPALLDARADELADELDESVSLAVADRDGIRFIHQATRRRAMSLSFRIGDLLPAERTAPGALFATEWTDADRLAWRERRAADPQDHGFPAVPPREHPWPDAEFERRAAQAAADDWALDDQLIEPGLVAVAVPVRDPHTGRIACAASVVSHTSRHTAAGLRETLLPRLRVAVADMERELRQMPPAPEPGTGPSGLAIWTGASKQELGRGFVESLARGLTVLTAFGEGRAALTLTDVAKATGLARATARRALITYEHLGLVTATAHRTFTLTPRVLSLGFPALARTSLAEIATPHLADLTSRIHESASLAVLTPAGDEIQYTARVATNRVMSVNLTVGTRLPAYATSMGRVLLADLPRGRRSLGELRPLTPRTLTDPAALDRLLTEVHAQGYALVDEELEAGLRSIAVPVRDHRGRVVAALNTAMHTTRRTPAECVSDLLPELRATATAIEQDFHTADRFTRVPTA from the coding sequence ATGCCCGCGAAGACGACCCCGACCATGGATGACGCCGTGGATGTGAGGGACCCTGCCGTCGTGCCGGCGGAGGCGGTCGCGCCGTTGATCCGTGGCGTCGCCGTGCTGCGGGAGCTGACCGAGGCGGGCGGGACGCTGAGCCCGAGCGCGCTGGAGCGGGCGACCGGCCTCGCGCGCTCCACGGTCGACCGCATCACCGCCACCCTCGCCCGCATGGGGTACGTCCGCCTCGATGGCCGGGACGTGGTCCTCACCCCCCGGCTGATGGAACTGGGCAACGCCTACCTGGCCGCCCTGCGGCTGCCCGCGCTGCTGGACGCGCGCGCCGACGAACTGGCCGACGAGCTCGACGAGTCGGTGTCCCTGGCGGTCGCCGACCGCGACGGCATCCGCTTCATCCACCAGGCCACCCGGCGCCGCGCGATGTCCCTCAGCTTCCGCATCGGCGACCTGCTCCCCGCCGAACGCACCGCGCCCGGCGCCCTGTTCGCGACGGAGTGGACGGACGCCGACCGGCTGGCGTGGCGGGAACGCCGGGCGGCGGACCCCCAGGACCATGGCTTTCCCGCCGTACCGCCCCGCGAACACCCCTGGCCGGACGCGGAGTTCGAGCGTCGGGCCGCACAAGCGGCCGCCGACGACTGGGCGTTGGACGACCAGCTGATCGAACCGGGCCTGGTGGCGGTCGCGGTGCCGGTGCGCGACCCGCACACCGGACGGATCGCGTGCGCGGCGAGCGTGGTCAGCCACACCAGCCGGCACACCGCGGCCGGTCTACGCGAGACGCTGCTGCCGCGGCTGCGGGTGGCGGTGGCGGACATGGAACGGGAGCTGCGCCAGATGCCGCCCGCGCCGGAGCCGGGGACCGGCCCGTCGGGCCTGGCGATCTGGACCGGGGCCTCCAAGCAGGAGCTCGGCCGCGGGTTCGTGGAGTCCCTGGCACGTGGTCTGACCGTGCTGACGGCGTTCGGTGAGGGCCGGGCCGCCCTGACCCTGACGGACGTCGCGAAGGCGACCGGGCTGGCGCGGGCCACGGCCCGCCGCGCCCTGATCACCTACGAGCACCTGGGTCTCGTCACCGCGACCGCGCACCGCACCTTCACCCTCACCCCCCGGGTGCTGTCCCTGGGCTTCCCGGCGCTCGCCCGGACCTCACTGGCCGAGATCGCGACCCCGCACCTGGCGGACCTCACCTCCCGCATCCACGAGTCGGCGTCCCTGGCGGTGCTCACCCCGGCCGGCGACGAGATCCAGTACACGGCCCGCGTCGCCACCAACCGTGTGATGAGCGTGAACCTCACCGTCGGCACCCGGCTCCCCGCCTACGCGACCTCCATGGGCCGGGTCCTGCTGGCCGACCTCCCGCGCGGCCGCCGCTCCCTGGGCGAACTGCGCCCGCTGACCCCGCGCACCCTCACCGACCCCGCGGCCCTCGACCGGCTCCTGACCGAGGTCCACGCCCAGGGGTACGCCCTGGTCGACGAGGAACTGGAGGCGGGCCTGCGCTCGATCGCGGTGCCGGTCCGCGACCACCGGGGCCGGGTGGTCGCGGCGCTGAACACCGCCATGCACACCACCCGCCGCACCCCCGCGGAGTGCGTGAGCGACCTGCTGCCGGAACTCCGGGCCACCGCGACGGCGATCGAGCAGGACTTCCACACGGCGGACCGCTTCACCCGCGTCCCCACCGCCTGA
- a CDS encoding TetR/AcrR family transcriptional regulator, with the protein MDIARAAAGLFASRGLRATRAEDIAQAAGIAPRTFYRYFATKEEAVAPLYAAGAQRWAEAVREAPAQLSVPEALEHAVRHTLTPGVGVSAASWEWVRTLIRLADSSPALGKVWAEVCRDSERVLGEVLAERGSGGADNVAAPVATVELRFAAAVASAAVRTAVEAWVADDRRASGPGGPAELALRNLGALEGFPWAGE; encoded by the coding sequence ATGGACATCGCCAGGGCGGCGGCGGGGCTCTTCGCCAGCCGCGGGCTGCGCGCCACACGCGCCGAGGACATCGCCCAGGCCGCGGGCATCGCGCCGCGCACCTTCTACCGGTACTTCGCGACCAAGGAGGAGGCCGTCGCCCCGCTCTACGCGGCAGGCGCCCAGCGCTGGGCGGAAGCGGTACGGGAGGCACCGGCGCAACTGTCCGTGCCGGAGGCCCTGGAACACGCGGTGCGGCACACGCTGACACCGGGCGTCGGCGTCTCCGCCGCGTCCTGGGAATGGGTCCGCACGCTGATCCGCCTCGCGGACTCCAGCCCGGCGCTGGGGAAGGTGTGGGCGGAGGTGTGCCGGGATTCTGAGCGGGTGTTGGGGGAGGTGCTGGCGGAGCGGGGGTCTGGCGGTGCCGACAACGTTGCCGCTCCTGTCGCCACCGTCGAGCTGCGCTTCGCCGCGGCGGTCGCGAGCGCGGCGGTGCGGACGGCGGTGGAGGCATGGGTGGCGGACGACAGGCGGGCGAGCGGCCCGGGTGGTCCGGCGGAGTTGGCGTTGCGGAATCTGGGGGCGTTGGAGGGGTTTCCCTGGGCGGGGGAGTAG
- a CDS encoding dioxygenase — protein sequence MPALYLSHGAPPLADDPIWPGELAAWSADLPRPKAILMVSAHWEEAPLALGAVETIPLVYDFWGFPEHYYQVRYAAPGAPALAESVRKLLRAPGTPVQDIPDRGLDHGAYVPLVEMFPEADIPVLQISMPTLDPVKLMEIGRKLAPLRDEGVLIVGSGFFTHNLAALRHTGGGVPTWSSEFDDWGRRALEARDWDGLLDFLHKAPAGRYAHPRTEHFAPLFVTMGAAEVSGELDAQKSVIDGFWMGMAKRSVQFG from the coding sequence ATGCCCGCGCTCTACCTCAGCCACGGCGCTCCGCCCCTCGCCGACGACCCGATCTGGCCCGGCGAACTCGCCGCCTGGTCCGCGGACCTCCCGCGCCCCAAGGCGATCCTCATGGTCTCCGCCCACTGGGAAGAGGCCCCGCTCGCCCTCGGCGCGGTCGAGACGATCCCCCTCGTCTACGACTTCTGGGGCTTCCCCGAGCACTACTACCAGGTGCGGTACGCCGCCCCCGGCGCGCCCGCGCTCGCCGAGTCCGTCCGCAAGCTGCTGCGCGCCCCCGGCACCCCCGTCCAGGACATCCCCGACCGTGGCCTCGACCACGGCGCCTACGTCCCGCTCGTCGAGATGTTCCCCGAGGCCGACATCCCGGTCCTGCAGATCTCCATGCCGACCCTCGACCCCGTCAAGCTCATGGAGATCGGCCGCAAGCTCGCCCCGCTGCGCGACGAAGGCGTCCTGATCGTCGGCTCCGGCTTCTTCACCCACAACCTCGCCGCGCTCCGCCACACCGGCGGGGGAGTGCCGACCTGGTCCTCCGAGTTCGACGACTGGGGCCGGCGGGCCCTGGAGGCGCGCGACTGGGACGGCCTGCTCGACTTCCTCCACAAGGCCCCGGCCGGCCGCTACGCCCACCCGCGCACCGAGCACTTCGCGCCCCTCTTCGTGACCATGGGCGCCGCCGAGGTCTCCGGCGAGCTGGACGCGCAGAAGTCGGTGATCGACGGGTTCTGGATGGGGATGGCGAAGCGGTCGGTGCAGTTCGGCTGA
- a CDS encoding MarR family winged helix-turn-helix transcriptional regulator: MAEEPVWLTAEEQRVWRSYLHATTLLEDHLDRQLQRDAGMPHVYYGLLVGLAEAPQRRLRMTELAMKAKITRSRLSHAIARLEKNGWVRREDCPSDKRGQFAILTDDGHAVLRRTAPGHVGAVRQALFERLTPEQQKSLGEIMEIVAEGLQPNEAGADLPWLR, encoded by the coding sequence ATGGCCGAAGAACCCGTCTGGCTCACCGCCGAGGAACAGCGCGTCTGGCGCTCCTACCTGCACGCCACCACCCTTCTCGAAGACCACCTCGACCGCCAGTTGCAGCGCGACGCGGGCATGCCGCACGTCTACTACGGGCTGCTCGTCGGCCTCGCCGAGGCGCCGCAGCGCCGGCTGCGGATGACCGAGCTGGCGATGAAGGCGAAGATCACCCGCTCCCGGCTGTCGCACGCCATCGCCCGCCTGGAGAAGAACGGCTGGGTCCGCCGCGAGGACTGCCCCTCCGACAAGCGCGGCCAGTTCGCGATCCTCACCGACGACGGGCACGCGGTGCTGCGCCGCACCGCCCCCGGCCACGTGGGCGCCGTACGCCAGGCGCTGTTCGAGCGGCTCACCCCGGAACAGCAGAAGTCCCTCGGCGAGATCATGGAGATCGTCGCCGAGGGACTTCAGCCCAACGAAGCGGGTGCGGACCTGCCCTGGCTCCGCTGA
- a CDS encoding MFS transporter has translation MSETASKAPGAPATSGDANRWKALVFIALAQLMVVLDATIVNIALPSAQVDLGISDGNRQWVVTAYALAFGGLLLFGGRIADLWGRKNAFVVGLIGFAGASALGGAATNEAMMFGARALQGVFGALLAPAALSLLAVMFTDAKERAKAFGIYGAIAGGGGAVGFILGGVLTEYMDWRWTFFVNIPFAIVAALGAYFVIREPEGGRNRNPLDIPGVLLSTLGLVALVYGFTRAESNGWGDSVTVGMFVASAVLLIAFVVTEAKVKAPLLPLRVVTDRNRGGIYLSLGIAIIAMFGTFLFLTYYLQVVKGFSPIKTGFAFMPMIVGMMVGSTQIGTRLMTRLPARLLMGPGFLVAAIGMLLMTQLEIGSSYASTILPAMLLLGLGMGTAFMPAMSLATLGVEPRDAGVASAMVNTSQQVGGAIGTALLNTIAASATTAYVKDHIGSATSKSQQQLVALEGQVHGYTNAIWFAVGMLVLAAVIVVTLVNAGRPDTGAVAGSAEGAEDEVPVPVVAH, from the coding sequence ATGTCCGAAACAGCCTCCAAGGCTCCCGGCGCACCGGCCACGTCCGGTGACGCCAACCGCTGGAAGGCGCTCGTCTTCATCGCGCTCGCCCAGCTGATGGTCGTCCTCGACGCCACCATCGTGAACATCGCCCTGCCGTCCGCCCAGGTGGACCTCGGCATCTCCGACGGCAACCGGCAGTGGGTCGTCACGGCCTACGCCCTCGCCTTCGGCGGTCTCCTCCTGTTCGGCGGCCGCATCGCCGACCTGTGGGGCCGCAAGAACGCCTTCGTCGTCGGCCTGATCGGCTTCGCCGGCGCCTCCGCGCTCGGTGGCGCGGCCACCAACGAGGCCATGATGTTCGGCGCCCGCGCCCTCCAGGGTGTCTTCGGCGCGCTGCTCGCGCCCGCCGCGCTCTCCCTGCTCGCCGTGATGTTCACGGACGCCAAGGAGCGCGCCAAGGCGTTCGGCATCTACGGTGCCATCGCCGGTGGTGGCGGTGCCGTGGGCTTCATCCTCGGCGGTGTGCTGACCGAGTACATGGACTGGCGCTGGACGTTCTTCGTCAACATCCCGTTCGCCATCGTCGCCGCGCTCGGCGCGTACTTCGTCATCCGTGAGCCCGAGGGCGGCCGCAACCGCAACCCGCTCGACATCCCCGGCGTCCTGCTCTCCACCCTGGGTCTGGTCGCGCTGGTCTACGGCTTCACCCGCGCCGAGTCCAACGGCTGGGGCGACTCCGTGACCGTGGGCATGTTCGTCGCCTCCGCGGTCCTGCTGATCGCCTTCGTCGTCACCGAGGCGAAGGTCAAGGCCCCGCTGCTGCCGCTGCGCGTGGTGACCGACCGCAACCGCGGCGGCATCTACCTCTCGCTCGGTATCGCGATCATCGCGATGTTCGGCACGTTCCTGTTCCTGACCTACTACCTCCAGGTCGTGAAGGGCTTCTCGCCGATCAAGACCGGGTTCGCGTTCATGCCGATGATCGTCGGCATGATGGTCGGCTCGACCCAGATCGGCACCCGCCTGATGACCCGGCTGCCGGCCCGCCTGCTGATGGGCCCCGGCTTCCTGGTCGCGGCGATCGGCATGCTGCTGATGACGCAGCTGGAGATCGGCTCGTCGTACGCCTCGACGATCCTGCCCGCGATGCTGCTGCTCGGTCTCGGCATGGGTACGGCGTTCATGCCGGCCATGTCCCTGGCCACGCTCGGCGTCGAGCCCCGGGACGCCGGTGTCGCCTCCGCGATGGTCAACACCTCGCAGCAGGTGGGCGGCGCGATCGGTACGGCCCTGCTGAACACGATCGCCGCGTCCGCGACGACCGCGTACGTCAAGGACCACATCGGCTCCGCGACCTCCAAGTCGCAGCAGCAGCTGGTCGCCCTTGAGGGGCAGGTGCACGGCTACACCAACGCGATCTGGTTCGCCGTCGGCATGCTGGTCCTCGCCGCGGTCATCGTGGTGACCCTGGTCAACGCCGGCCGCCCGGACACGGGTGCCGTGGCCGGTTCCGCGGAGGGCGCCGAGGACGAGGTGCCGGTCCCGGTCGTCGCCCACTGA
- a CDS encoding helix-turn-helix transcriptional regulator: MTTDTPARLLQLLSLLQTPREWPGGELADRLGVSRRTVRRDIDRLRELGYPVQASKGSDGGYRLVAGKAMPPLVLDDEEAVAIAVGLRAGAGHAVEGVDEASVRALAKLEQVLPSRLRHRVSTLQTATTALTSGDGASIAPETLTVMASTVAGHERLRFAYRTKDGTGSRRVVEPYRLVSTGRRWYLVAYDLDRDDWRTFRVDRVSEPFATGARFAPRELPTGSAAEYLRQSMYRRQETYEFAVTFAAPAEVVAARVPRWVGVPEAVGEGRCRLRGESGDAVEWLAVRLAMTGVDFTVEAPGELVECVRGLGDRLVRAAGG, encoded by the coding sequence ATGACGACGGATACTCCGGCCCGGCTCCTCCAGCTCCTCTCCCTCCTCCAGACCCCGCGGGAATGGCCCGGCGGCGAGCTCGCCGACCGGCTCGGGGTGTCCCGCCGTACCGTGCGGCGGGACATCGACCGGCTGCGGGAGCTGGGCTATCCCGTGCAGGCGAGCAAGGGGTCCGACGGCGGCTACCGGCTCGTCGCGGGCAAGGCGATGCCGCCGCTCGTCCTCGACGACGAGGAGGCGGTCGCCATCGCGGTCGGGCTGCGGGCGGGCGCCGGGCACGCGGTCGAGGGGGTCGACGAGGCGTCCGTGCGGGCGCTGGCCAAGCTGGAGCAGGTGCTGCCGTCCCGGCTGCGGCACCGGGTCTCCACGCTCCAGACCGCGACGACCGCGCTGACCAGCGGGGACGGAGCGAGCATCGCGCCCGAGACGCTGACGGTCATGGCGTCGACCGTCGCGGGACACGAGCGGCTGCGGTTCGCCTACCGCACGAAGGACGGGACCGGGTCGCGGCGGGTCGTGGAGCCGTATCGGCTGGTCTCCACCGGGCGGCGGTGGTACCTCGTGGCGTACGACCTCGATCGCGACGACTGGCGTACGTTCCGGGTCGACCGGGTGAGCGAGCCGTTCGCCACGGGGGCGCGGTTCGCTCCGCGGGAGTTGCCCACGGGGAGTGCGGCGGAGTACCTGCGGCAGTCGATGTACCGGCGGCAGGAGACGTACGAGTTCGCCGTCACGTTCGCCGCTCCGGCGGAGGTGGTCGCGGCGCGGGTACCGAGGTGGGTGGGGGTGCCGGAGGCGGTGGGTGAGGGGCGCTGTCGACTGCGGGGGGAGTCGGGGGACGCGGTGGAGTGGCTGGCGGTTCGGCTGGCGATGACGGGGGTCGACTTCACGGTGGAGGCACCGGGGGAACTGGTGGAGTGTGTACGGGGGTTGGGGGATCGGCTGGTCCGGGCTGCGGGTGGGTGA
- a CDS encoding MFS transporter — translation MTSTETVVSTPTPASLPGSSPASSPVPAAASAPDRRRWFALAIVMTAAFMDLVDVTIVNIAIPSIRAEAGASVSQIQWITAGYALAFAAGLITGGRLGDIHGRKRLFLIGIGGFTLASALCGLAANPEMLVASRFLQGGMAALMVPQVLSIVHATFPAEERGKVFGLFGAIVGLGAVSGPLLGALLTEWNLFGLEWRPIFLINLPVGIAGLILGSRYITESKAPRALKLDLVGVALVTLGLLMLLYPLTRGRELGWPLWGYVSMAGAFVVLAALVTYEKRKTARDGSPLIELSLFRVKSFAAGVAVQTVFGIGLGIFFLVWTMYMQVGLGWRPLKAGLTGVPFSIAVSTAAGLSVQKLVPRVGGRTVLQSGALTMVAGVLLYLWEAGRYGTAIAPWQMALPLVVMGLGMGLIFAPLTDMVLSGVPREHAGSASGLINTVQQMGNALGLGLVSVVFFNEIPDVLRREQVGPVFVDAFQHALGWVAAIMALIFLLMFALPKRGAQHLEGAGEEPELV, via the coding sequence ATGACCTCCACCGAAACCGTGGTTTCCACGCCTACACCTGCGTCTTTGCCCGGGTCCTCGCCCGCGTCCTCGCCTGTGCCGGCGGCCGCGTCGGCGCCCGACCGGCGTCGCTGGTTCGCCCTCGCGATCGTGATGACCGCGGCCTTCATGGACCTCGTCGACGTCACGATCGTCAACATCGCCATCCCGTCCATCCGGGCCGAGGCGGGCGCGAGCGTCAGCCAGATCCAGTGGATAACGGCCGGCTACGCCCTCGCCTTCGCCGCGGGCCTGATCACCGGCGGACGCCTCGGCGACATCCACGGCCGCAAGCGGCTGTTCCTCATCGGCATCGGTGGCTTCACCCTCGCCTCCGCGCTGTGCGGCCTCGCCGCGAACCCGGAGATGCTGGTCGCCTCCCGGTTCCTTCAGGGCGGCATGGCGGCGCTGATGGTGCCGCAGGTGCTGTCGATCGTGCACGCGACGTTCCCGGCGGAGGAGCGCGGCAAGGTCTTCGGCCTGTTCGGCGCGATCGTCGGCCTGGGCGCGGTGTCCGGTCCGCTGCTGGGCGCGCTGCTGACGGAGTGGAACCTCTTCGGCCTGGAATGGCGCCCGATCTTCCTCATCAACCTCCCGGTCGGCATCGCGGGCCTGATCCTCGGCAGCCGCTACATCACCGAGTCCAAGGCCCCGCGCGCCCTGAAGCTCGACCTGGTCGGCGTCGCCCTGGTGACCCTGGGCCTGCTCATGCTGCTCTACCCGCTGACCCGCGGCCGTGAGCTGGGCTGGCCGCTGTGGGGGTACGTGTCGATGGCCGGCGCGTTCGTCGTCCTCGCCGCGCTCGTGACGTACGAGAAGCGCAAGACCGCCCGCGACGGCTCCCCGCTCATCGAACTCTCCCTGTTCCGCGTGAAGAGCTTCGCCGCGGGCGTCGCCGTCCAGACCGTCTTCGGTATCGGTCTCGGCATCTTCTTCCTGGTGTGGACGATGTACATGCAGGTCGGACTGGGCTGGCGGCCGCTCAAGGCGGGCCTGACCGGGGTGCCGTTCTCGATCGCCGTGTCCACGGCGGCGGGCCTGTCGGTGCAGAAGCTGGTCCCGCGCGTGGGAGGCCGCACGGTCCTCCAGTCCGGCGCGCTGACCATGGTCGCGGGCGTCCTGCTCTACCTCTGGGAGGCCGGCCGGTACGGCACCGCCATCGCCCCCTGGCAGATGGCCCTCCCGCTGGTCGTGATGGGCCTCGGCATGGGCCTGATCTTCGCCCCGCTGACGGACATGGTGCTGTCGGGCGTACCGCGCGAGCACGCGGGCTCGGCGTCCGGCCTCATCAACACCGTGCAGCAGATGGGCAACGCGCTCGGGCTCGGCCTGGTCTCGGTCGTCTTCTTCAACGAGATCCCGGACGTGCTGCGCCGCGAGCAGGTGGGCCCGGTCTTCGTGGACGCCTTCCAGCACGCGCTGGGCTGGGTCGCGGCGATCATGGCCCTGATCTTCCTGCTGATGTTCGCGCTGCCGAAGCGGGGGGCGCAGCATCTGGAGGGGGCTGGGGAGGAGCCGGAGCTGGTCTGA
- a CDS encoding TetR/AcrR family transcriptional regulator translates to MTATTVQKKVTRPRADALRNRERIVTAAREMFTEFGPDVPLDEIARRAGVGNATVYRNFPDRDALVREVVCSVMDRTSEAAEVALAATGDAFEALERFVHASADERIAALCPMVQSAFDQHHPDLVASRERIEQLVEELMDRARTAGQLRADVSVGDVLVAVSQLSRPPAGTGCGVADRFVHRTLQLFLDGLRAPARSILPGTALTMEDLRRA, encoded by the coding sequence GTGACCGCGACCACTGTGCAGAAGAAGGTGACCCGGCCCCGCGCCGACGCCCTGCGCAACCGGGAGCGGATCGTCACCGCCGCCCGGGAGATGTTCACCGAGTTCGGCCCCGATGTGCCGCTCGACGAGATCGCCCGCCGCGCCGGTGTCGGCAACGCCACGGTGTACCGGAACTTCCCCGACCGTGACGCGCTCGTCCGCGAGGTCGTCTGCTCCGTCATGGACCGGACGTCCGAGGCGGCCGAAGTCGCGCTCGCCGCGACCGGGGACGCCTTCGAGGCGTTGGAGCGCTTCGTGCACGCGTCCGCGGACGAGCGGATCGCCGCTCTGTGCCCGATGGTGCAGAGCGCCTTCGACCAGCACCACCCCGACCTGGTGGCGTCACGGGAACGGATCGAGCAACTCGTCGAGGAGCTCATGGACCGGGCCAGGACGGCGGGTCAGCTCCGTGCCGACGTGAGTGTCGGTGACGTGTTGGTCGCGGTGTCCCAGCTGTCCCGGCCCCCGGCCGGCACCGGCTGCGGCGTCGCCGACCGTTTCGTGCACCGCACGCTCCAGCTGTTCCTCGACGGATTGCGGGCCCCGGCCCGCTCCATCCTGCCGGGCACGGCCCTGACCATGGAGGATCTCCGCCGAGCCTGA
- a CDS encoding sigma-70 family RNA polymerase sigma factor: protein MATRAVARRQSASGEAVDKARSVRAHAGEIADRDLVGMYLDEIARTPLLDAAKEVELSQMIEAGVFARQVLDGYEESKADATREELEALVAEAERAKDVFIRSNLRLVVAVARRYPRSGLPLLDLIQEGNAGLVRAVEKFDYRKGFKFSTYATWWIRQAITRSIADQSRTIRLPVHLVEELGRIRRVQREFNRENGRDPEPAEIAQELGSTAERVTDVLDWARDPVSLNMSVDDDGDTQFGDLLEDTSAVSPEQSVLTLLRSEELDGLIGRLDQRTASIIKMRYGIEDGRERTLTEVGKEHGLTRERIRQIEKHALLELKKLARDTGFDAAA from the coding sequence ATGGCAACCCGTGCCGTCGCCCGTCGTCAGTCCGCCTCCGGCGAGGCCGTCGACAAGGCACGCAGCGTTCGCGCCCACGCCGGCGAGATCGCCGACCGCGACCTGGTCGGCATGTATCTCGACGAGATCGCGCGCACGCCGCTGCTCGACGCCGCCAAGGAAGTCGAGCTGTCCCAGATGATCGAAGCGGGTGTGTTCGCGCGGCAGGTCCTCGACGGGTACGAGGAGTCCAAGGCGGACGCCACCCGTGAGGAGCTCGAGGCGCTGGTCGCCGAGGCCGAGCGGGCCAAGGACGTCTTCATCCGGTCCAACCTCCGCCTGGTGGTCGCGGTGGCCCGCCGCTACCCGCGCAGCGGCCTCCCCCTGCTCGACCTGATCCAGGAGGGCAACGCGGGCCTGGTGCGCGCGGTGGAGAAGTTCGACTACCGCAAGGGCTTCAAGTTCTCGACGTACGCGACCTGGTGGATCCGGCAGGCCATCACCCGCTCGATAGCCGACCAGTCGCGCACGATCCGGCTCCCCGTCCACCTCGTCGAGGAACTCGGCCGCATCCGCCGCGTCCAGCGCGAGTTCAACCGGGAGAACGGCCGCGACCCGGAGCCCGCCGAGATCGCGCAGGAACTGGGCTCCACGGCCGAGCGCGTGACGGACGTCCTGGACTGGGCCCGCGACCCGGTCTCGCTGAACATGTCGGTGGACGACGACGGCGACACCCAGTTCGGCGACCTGCTGGAGGACACCTCCGCGGTGTCGCCCGAGCAGTCCGTCCTGACGCTGCTGCGCAGCGAGGAACTGGACGGCCTGATCGGCCGCCTCGACCAGCGCACGGCCTCCATCATCAAGATGCGGTACGGCATCGAGGACGGCCGGGAGCGCACGCTCACCGAGGTCGGCAAGGAGCACGGCCTGACGCGCGAGCGCATCCGTCAGATCGAGAAGCACGCCCTGCTGGAACTGAAGAAGCTGGCCCGGGACACCGGGTTCGACGCGGCCGCGTAA